CCGTGTCTTAGAACTAGGCTGTGGCATTGGGCGCTGGAGTTGGTTTTTTGCGGCGCAAGAGAAAAAAATCACTTATTTAGGCATCGACTTTTCATCTTCACTGATTGAACAGGCCAAAAAGCTGGCGAAGGAAAATGTTGCTCATGAATCGCATTTCCAGGTGATGTCTGTCACTGAGATGAACGATGAGTCGCTGCTGCTCACTCCGCCCTTCGATTTGATTATCATTTCGGGCCTGATGCTCTATCTGAATGATGTCGACTGTCAATCTGTGTTGCGAAATGCAGCCCGGCTCTGCACGCCAGGTGGCAGCATTTATATTCGTGAGCCTCTGGCTGTCAGCGATCGCCTGACATTAAAAGAGTTTTACTCAGAAGAACTTAAAGATAACTACTCAGCTATTTATCGTTCAACCAATGAAATGGACGAAATGATTATCAACATCATGCCTGCTGAGAACTATACGCGCTTGCCCTGGCAGTCTCCTTTTGGCGAAGCACTCGCTAACCGAAAAGAAACCCATCAATTGTTTACCTTAATTAGCCGCAGAGGTAATGCATGACAACTGCATACTGCTTTGACCTGGACGGCACGCTTACCCGTCAGGAACTGCTTCCGCTGATTGCATCATCAGTCGGGTTAGATGATGAGATTTCAGTTTTGACTGAAGCTACCATTGCGGGTCTACTGCCGTTCGAAAAGTCTTTTAAATTGCGCGTGCGGCTATTAAAAGACGCCAATCTGGGGTGGATCCATGATGCGCTGGAAACACGCGTAGAGTTTCAGTCAGCCATTCTTAACTTTATTCAACAGCATCCTGGTCAATGTTTTGTTATCACCGGTAACCTTGATCTGTGGGTCAAACCGCTGTTAAACAAACTTGGCATCCAGAGTTTTACCTCTATTGCCGAACTGAATCAGGGTGGCCAGCTTTGTGGCGTTAAACATATTCTCAATAAATCGGACGCGATCCGCACGCTTCGTCAGCATTTTGACCACATCGTGGCGGTAGGCGAAGGGATGAATGATGTTCCGATGTTTGAAGAAGCTGACTGGCGCATCGCATTTGGCGCTACGCATGAACCCAATAAAGTTTTATGCAAGTTAAGTGACTTTATCGTGTATGACGGGAGCGCATTATGTCGTCTGTTAAACATGTTGTAATTAGTGCCGCGGGCATTGGCTCTCGTCTTGGTCTGAACCGCGCCAAATGTATGGTCGAAGTTGCCGGGAAAACCCTGCTTCATTATCACCTTGAGCGTTTGCAACAGATTGAAAACGTGTGGATTGTAGTGGGGTTCCAGGAAGAAGACGTTATTCAGGAGGCAAAGCGTCTGCGTCCCGACTGTATCATTGTTCGTAATCCTGATTATATGAAAACCAATACGCTACAAAGTATCTGGCGTGTTGCTCGTCATTTATCTGAGCGTTTCCTGATCATTGATGCGGATACCGTGGTTGAAGACGAGAGTTTTGCACGTTTTGTTTCCGCGGGTGAACAGGAACATGTTTTGATCGGCGTGTCCTCTTATACCACCAGTGATGGCGTAAGAGTATGTGTTAACCCGCAAGGCAGTGCAGTGACAAATTTTACGCGCGAAACTGAATATCCACTTGAATGGACTGGAATCGCGATCATCACCCCTGAAATGGTTGTTGATGAGCCAATATTCGTCTACGAGTCACTGACATCTTTTTTACCGATGTCGCTGTTTAATATAAATGCATTTGATATCGATACCATTCAGGACCTGGATATGGCGAAAGATATTACGACTAATGGTTGGGGAAGATCATGATAGTCAGCGAAAAAAAAATCAACGACGCCAATAGTGGCAATGAGAAATGCGCAATGGGCATGAAGAAATTTGATTTTTCATTACTCTCGGTCGAAAAAAATAACTACATAGAGTTCGATGGTGGCTACGGCGATCTCGCTCTGGACGCTGCCGCCTGCTTTAATCAGGTCGTCGTTTTAGATAGTCGCCTCCCCAGCATCAATCACATATCGTCGCAAGCCAGCCACTCCAGTCTGGATAATATTACATTACATAATCAAGCCATCCTTGATTACGAAACCGAGCAGAAATATGACTGCGTGGTCTTCTCTGATGGCCTCAGAGGCTTTAGCGACGATACTGTCAGGTTGCGCGTACTGCTTCGCGCCACCACCTTTATGAATGACAATGCCCTTCTCATCTTAGCGGGCAGAGATGATGAACTTGAAACCTGGCAATCATTTGCTGGCCTGATGGGATTTCAGTACGAAGGTTGCCAACTGATTTCCCCGGCGGAAAACGCAGCAATTTTTCGATTAACGCGACCAAAAGCTTTCGATGGCGTCAACCACACTCTTAAAGTTGCCTGTCACGGCAGTATGCCGTTTCACTTCCGCTCACTGAAACCCCTCGCTGCGATGTTTAGCGACAGTATTGTCACGCTATCCATTGATGAGATCATGGCTTATAAGCCCGATGTGATTGCCGTTGCTGATGGCTGGGGCGCTGAATATTGGCGAGATTACTGCGACACCTATAATGTTCAGTTAATTGGTATGCGCCATGGTTCTGTAACACGCTATGGTTTTGCAGAAAGCCAGTACAATTATGCCGATTACCTCTGTGGCAGCCCATGGGATATTGAAGACACGCTGCAATCCAGTGTATTACCGCGTAAAGGTTTTCTGATAACCGGCAACTCCTGGGTCGATCAGGTTTTCCAGATTGGCAAAAAAGAGGTCGACCATAACAATCTCACCATTCTTTTTGCGCCTACCTACAACCCTGAAATCAGCGCAGCCGTATTCTTTGGCGAGCGCGTGGTTGATTTGATTCGTAGCGTTTATCCGCATGCGCGGATAATCATTAAGCCACATCCGGCGATCGTTCAGCATGAACACACCTTTGTTATTGATAAAGCCATTTTCGCCAATCTGATGAGTAAATGGCGGGAACAGTGCCAGCAAGATCCATTAGTTGAACTCGTCGATAATCCGGAAGCAAGTATTGCTGACAGCTTTGCCCGGGCTGATATTCTGCTTGCTGACGCATCGTCTTTAATTTATGAATTTATGACGCTTGACCGACCTGTTATTCTCTATTCAGCCGAGAAAAGGGTTTCGCATTGGGAATACAACCCGAACGCACCGGGCAATGCATGGCGTGATATTGGTCTTGAATTCAATGATGACGAAACGTTTATCAGTCATCTGCGTAATGTTTTTCAACATCATAAACAGTACTGCAGTAAAGCTCAGGCGAACCGAACCGCGTTTTTACATGGTATCTTCCAGGATGGTCGCTCCACTAACCGGGTCGCGACGACAATCATCGACCATCCCCCTCTCGATGTGGTTATTTACGGGGAAAACACCGCCTCTTCTGACAAAACGCTACTGGCTGCGCAGATTGACAACTGGCTGGCCTTTTCGCGTATCACCGTTATTAGCGATGACAGCAAAGGCGACAATATTTATAAGTCCCTCAATGACTGGCAACAAACGCTGGAAGAAAAACCTTACCGTCATCATGCTGTACTGTTTATTGACGCCGATAAAGGTCTGATTCCAACCAGCGCTCATCAAATAACGCGTGGGTTGCAGGAGCTTGCCCGCGGCAATTTCAAACGCCTGGTTATGCGTTCAGCAGATCAGCCCGCGCTGGTTTTAATGTCTGCGCACGATGCCGTAACATTTGATCCACTCAAGCTCAATGCGGCTGATAGCCATGAATCCAGATGGCGTGACGATAAGTTTAATGCAACACCGTTAGACGGCCTGGTCCGTAAACCAGGACAGCCCTGGTTTAAAGTCAGCGACGATGCGCATTTGTTACTGACTCCGGCCATTATCGGCACGACGCCGAAAGAGACGTCTCTGAAGTTAAATATCACCGCTATTCCGCCAGAGGGATATGATCAATTTCCCTTCTCGATTAAGGTAGTCGTTAACGGTAATATCGTTAAAGAAGAACTGATCGAAAGCACGCATGAGCGTGTGCTGGACATTCCCTTTATCGCTAATCAAGAGGGACTGTGTGATGTCAGAATCATCAGCAGCGCTAGCGTCCGAACGCCAAATGACTTTATCGATAACATCGCGTTTTTCATGCAGTCAGCTCAACTGTCACTGCTTGAGCCGGTCGTACACTCTTCAGGCATGAACGAATGGCTGGCGGCTCGTACGCCGTCTGCAGCACAGATACGATTTATTGATGAGCATGAACAGCTTCATCCTCAGTTAACCAGTCTTAACTGCTTAATTCTGGTAAATAACTTGCAGGATAATCTTCATTCAACGTTGAACAATCTGGCGAAGCTGAATCAGCAGATGGGTTCGCTAACGCTGAAACCGGTCATATTTAATTTGACTGGCGAAACGCTGCCTGCGGTTGCAGATCATAATATTTATACAGTAGACAAAACGGAACTGGCTGCGTCGATTAATCAGTGGGTGCTGGGAAATGAGCATGACTGGTTTGTTTTGCTCAATGCGGGTGAAAGATTAACGCGTAACGGCACGCTGGTTGCCAGGTTACAATTACCCATGGCTCAGGCTTGCGCTGCTGTCTACAGTGACGCCGTTCTTGCCGAGGGCGACGAGATTAATAGTCTGGCGTTCTTGCCTGATTTTAACCTCGACCTGCTATTAAGCATGCCTGGCATCATGGCGCAGAACTGGCTGTTCAATCGCAATACGTTTATTGAACTCGGCGGTTTTTCGCAAGAATGGCCCGATGCAATGCAATTTGAATACATAACACGCATTATTGAGCAAAAAGGCATTGCGGTTATCGGTCATCTGGATGAGCCGTTTGTTGTGCGCCTTCCTTATACGTTGAACCATTGCGAACAGCAAAAAATGATTCTGGAGAAACATCTCTATAATCGTGGCTATGAAAATGCAACAGTCAATGCCCAGTACCCTGGTGTATGGCGACTGAAATACAATGTACCGTCCGAACCTCTGGTGTCGATTATCATACCAACCAAGGATCAACTACCGGTACTTATTACCTGCATTATTACGCTGTTGGAAAAAACCACCTATTCGAATTATGAAATTCTGATTGTAGATAATAATAGCGAATCAGATGAGACCAAACAGTGGCTGGAAAATATTGCGCAAGTTGACCCGGATCGTCTGCGAGTGCTCCCCTATCCGTTGCCGTTTAACTACTCAGCCATCAACAATATGGCGGTAAGAGAGGCGCGCGGTGAATACCTTGTTCTGCTCAACAACGACACCGCGATTATTCAGCCAGACTGGCTGGAAAACATGCTTAACCATGCGCAGCGCCCGG
This is a stretch of genomic DNA from Winslowiella toletana. It encodes these proteins:
- a CDS encoding glycosyltransferase; this translates as MIVSEKKINDANSGNEKCAMGMKKFDFSLLSVEKNNYIEFDGGYGDLALDAAACFNQVVVLDSRLPSINHISSQASHSSLDNITLHNQAILDYETEQKYDCVVFSDGLRGFSDDTVRLRVLLRATTFMNDNALLILAGRDDELETWQSFAGLMGFQYEGCQLISPAENAAIFRLTRPKAFDGVNHTLKVACHGSMPFHFRSLKPLAAMFSDSIVTLSIDEIMAYKPDVIAVADGWGAEYWRDYCDTYNVQLIGMRHGSVTRYGFAESQYNYADYLCGSPWDIEDTLQSSVLPRKGFLITGNSWVDQVFQIGKKEVDHNNLTILFAPTYNPEISAAVFFGERVVDLIRSVYPHARIIIKPHPAIVQHEHTFVIDKAIFANLMSKWREQCQQDPLVELVDNPEASIADSFARADILLADASSLIYEFMTLDRPVILYSAEKRVSHWEYNPNAPGNAWRDIGLEFNDDETFISHLRNVFQHHKQYCSKAQANRTAFLHGIFQDGRSTNRVATTIIDHPPLDVVIYGENTASSDKTLLAAQIDNWLAFSRITVISDDSKGDNIYKSLNDWQQTLEEKPYRHHAVLFIDADKGLIPTSAHQITRGLQELARGNFKRLVMRSADQPALVLMSAHDAVTFDPLKLNAADSHESRWRDDKFNATPLDGLVRKPGQPWFKVSDDAHLLLTPAIIGTTPKETSLKLNITAIPPEGYDQFPFSIKVVVNGNIVKEELIESTHERVLDIPFIANQEGLCDVRIISSASVRTPNDFIDNIAFFMQSAQLSLLEPVVHSSGMNEWLAARTPSAAQIRFIDEHEQLHPQLTSLNCLILVNNLQDNLHSTLNNLAKLNQQMGSLTLKPVIFNLTGETLPAVADHNIYTVDKTELAASINQWVLGNEHDWFVLLNAGERLTRNGTLVARLQLPMAQACAAVYSDAVLAEGDEINSLAFLPDFNLDLLLSMPGIMAQNWLFNRNTFIELGGFSQEWPDAMQFEYITRIIEQKGIAVIGHLDEPFVVRLPYTLNHCEQQKMILEKHLYNRGYENATVNAQYPGVWRLKYNVPSEPLVSIIIPTKDQLPVLITCIITLLEKTTYSNYEILIVDNNSESDETKQWLENIAQVDPDRLRVLPYPLPFNYSAINNMAVREARGEYLVLLNNDTAIIQPDWLENMLNHAQRPEVGIVGAKLLYPDGSIQHAGVVLGLRGPADHPFIGRSGDETGYLNRLIADQNYTAVTAACMMVRKEVYEAAGGLDEEQFRVSYNDVDFCLKVRELGFMTVWTPYAMLMHEGNLSQNKVDTATAEAKRKRFEDEQDEMYRKWLPLIAKDPSYNSNLTLSGEGFALSDDSKHTWRPVYWDPVPTVMAHMADLAGSGHYRIIHPFEAMENAGLVQGTLSAQLMSIPQFAQFKTDSIVFQRLMTPEDQQWLARISKFSHAFKVMELDDYLPALAQQRGGQSNISVEMLSSIQKSLSMVDRFVVATPMLAERFANAHTDIRIAETRLPVGEWGHLAPLRAQGRKPRIGWAGGVNDMLDLEIISDVVRALADKVEWVFVGMCPAHLRPYVYEFHVDMNVHNYPAKLASLNLDLALIPLADNLFNRCKSHVQLLEFGACGYPVIASDLECYRNNLPVTLVRNRSQAWKEAIETHLSDREASWRSGDALREAVLRDWMLTGEPLKKWAKIWLPD
- a CDS encoding HAD-IB family phosphatase, with amino-acid sequence MTTAYCFDLDGTLTRQELLPLIASSVGLDDEISVLTEATIAGLLPFEKSFKLRVRLLKDANLGWIHDALETRVEFQSAILNFIQQHPGQCFVITGNLDLWVKPLLNKLGIQSFTSIAELNQGGQLCGVKHILNKSDAIRTLRQHFDHIVAVGEGMNDVPMFEEADWRIAFGATHEPNKVLCKLSDFIVYDGSALCRLLNML
- a CDS encoding NTP transferase domain-containing protein, with protein sequence MSSVKHVVISAAGIGSRLGLNRAKCMVEVAGKTLLHYHLERLQQIENVWIVVGFQEEDVIQEAKRLRPDCIIVRNPDYMKTNTLQSIWRVARHLSERFLIIDADTVVEDESFARFVSAGEQEHVLIGVSSYTTSDGVRVCVNPQGSAVTNFTRETEYPLEWTGIAIITPEMVVDEPIFVYESLTSFLPMSLFNINAFDIDTIQDLDMAKDITTNGWGRS
- a CDS encoding class I SAM-dependent methyltransferase, which translates into the protein MSNDKRISSVAVDIDYQSTQRFFEARGNAEYDNPLSATMYQDQNPDLVSQRDSTEKKLLLEHLAQNMPSRVLELGCGIGRWSWFFAAQEKKITYLGIDFSSSLIEQAKKLAKENVAHESHFQVMSVTEMNDESLLLTPPFDLIIISGLMLYLNDVDCQSVLRNAARLCTPGGSIYIREPLAVSDRLTLKEFYSEELKDNYSAIYRSTNEMDEMIINIMPAENYTRLPWQSPFGEALANRKETHQLFTLISRRGNA